A single Kribbella aluminosa DNA region contains:
- a CDS encoding MFS transporter, translated as MRVHRRHLHRRSLTEVPPPQRLSAWRFIMAFGAVSLLMDFVYEGARSITGPLLAGLGASGAVVGIVTGIGEAAALGLRLVSGPLADRTQRFWAWTLAGYALTAVTVPFLGLAGALWVASFLVVAERVGKAVRSPAKDTLVSHATAVTGRGKGFAVHEAMDQIGAVIGPLTVAGVLALTGDDYAPALGVLAVPGAAAIVLLLWLRARVPNPASYEIVPVSSVPRSTASERLPRAFWVYAAFTASSMAGFATFGVLSFHLVQERLVPTAAVPVIYAAAMAVDAIAALATGWLYDRVGARVLAVLPFLAAATTVLAFTRNAWLTVAGALLWGAAVGIQESTLRATVADLVPVGRRATAYGVFAGITGAATFVGGALTGALYDVSVPALVVTVVVIQALALVLLLITRPPRSSNA; from the coding sequence ATGCGGGTGCACCGACGGCACCTGCACCGACGGTCGCTGACCGAGGTGCCGCCACCGCAGCGTCTCTCCGCCTGGCGCTTCATCATGGCGTTCGGCGCGGTCAGCCTGTTGATGGACTTCGTGTACGAGGGTGCGCGGTCGATCACGGGCCCGCTACTGGCCGGGCTGGGCGCATCAGGGGCGGTGGTCGGGATCGTCACCGGCATCGGCGAGGCGGCCGCGCTGGGACTCCGGCTGGTGTCGGGGCCGCTCGCGGACCGGACGCAGCGGTTCTGGGCCTGGACGCTGGCCGGGTACGCGCTGACCGCGGTCACGGTCCCGTTCCTCGGCCTGGCCGGAGCGTTGTGGGTGGCGTCGTTCCTCGTGGTCGCCGAACGGGTCGGCAAGGCCGTGCGGTCCCCGGCCAAGGACACCCTCGTCTCGCATGCCACCGCCGTGACGGGCCGCGGGAAGGGATTCGCAGTACACGAGGCAATGGACCAGATCGGCGCCGTCATCGGTCCGCTGACGGTTGCGGGTGTACTCGCCCTCACTGGCGACGACTACGCCCCGGCGCTCGGTGTGCTGGCCGTGCCAGGCGCTGCGGCCATCGTCTTGCTGCTGTGGCTGCGGGCCCGCGTACCGAATCCCGCCTCCTACGAGATCGTCCCGGTCAGCTCCGTTCCCCGCAGCACGGCGTCCGAGCGCCTGCCGCGCGCGTTCTGGGTGTACGCCGCCTTCACCGCGTCGTCCATGGCGGGATTCGCGACGTTCGGCGTGCTGTCGTTCCATCTGGTCCAGGAGCGCCTCGTACCGACCGCCGCCGTGCCGGTGATCTACGCCGCCGCGATGGCCGTCGACGCGATCGCCGCACTGGCCACCGGTTGGCTCTACGACAGAGTCGGCGCCCGAGTCCTCGCCGTACTGCCGTTCCTGGCGGCTGCCACCACGGTACTGGCGTTCACCCGGAACGCCTGGCTCACCGTCGCCGGTGCGCTGCTGTGGGGTGCCGCGGTCGGCATCCAGGAATCCACGCTCCGCGCCACGGTGGCCGACCTGGTGCCGGTCGGCCGGCGAGCGACTGCGTACGGCGTCTTCGCAGGGATCACCGGCGCTGCGACCTTCGTCGGCGGCGCGCTCACCGGCGCCTTGTACGACGTCTCCGTCCCAGCGCTCGTCGTAACGGTCGTGGTGATCCAGGCCCTGGCTCTTGTGTTGCTGCTGATCACACGGCCACCTCGGTCGTCGAACGCGTGA
- a CDS encoding class I SAM-dependent methyltransferase yields MTFTRLDGDSWDLASGVGTTATMSAAARAVASRTEPRLIDDPFAAPLVQAVGVDFIIQLASGDVPIEQTWIDIAKIRTRFYDEYFVAATSSGITQVVILAAGLDSRAYRLPWPTGTVVYELDQPEVIDFKTRTLAALGAGPTADRRPVAADLREDWPAALRSAGFDPTQPTAWSAEGLLGYLPPDAQDRLLDTITDLSAPASRVATESKPTPTPTEEANTKQGLQTLADTWRTETDMPSLRYFGPRNEAAPYLTAAGWTLTTTTVQSLLTTNNLTALDPDPMNMGAMQYVTGIRAEKSRDRTGSRV; encoded by the coding sequence ATGACTTTCACCAGGCTGGACGGCGACTCGTGGGATCTTGCCTCCGGCGTCGGCACCACCGCGACGATGTCGGCCGCCGCGCGTGCGGTCGCGAGCCGAACGGAGCCGCGGCTGATCGACGACCCGTTCGCCGCTCCGCTCGTCCAGGCCGTCGGCGTCGACTTCATCATCCAGCTGGCGAGCGGCGACGTACCGATCGAGCAGACCTGGATCGACATCGCGAAGATCCGGACCAGGTTCTACGACGAGTACTTCGTCGCGGCGACGAGCTCAGGCATCACGCAGGTGGTGATCCTCGCCGCCGGCCTGGACTCCCGCGCGTACCGCCTCCCCTGGCCAACGGGCACGGTCGTGTACGAGCTCGACCAGCCGGAGGTCATCGACTTCAAGACCCGCACCCTCGCGGCCCTGGGCGCTGGTCCCACCGCCGACCGCAGACCGGTAGCGGCCGACCTCCGCGAAGACTGGCCCGCTGCCCTCCGCAGCGCCGGCTTCGACCCCACACAACCAACCGCCTGGAGCGCCGAGGGCCTTCTCGGCTACCTACCCCCCGACGCCCAGGACCGCCTCCTCGACACCATCACCGACCTCAGCGCCCCTGCCAGTCGAGTAGCCACCGAAAGCAAACCCACCCCGACCCCCACCGAAGAAGCCAACACCAAACAAGGCCTACAGACCCTCGCTGACACCTGGCGCACCGAAACCGACATGCCCTCCCTCCGGTACTTCGGCCCGCGCAACGAAGCAGCCCCCTACCTGACCGCAGCCGGCTGGACCCTGACCACAACCACCGTCCAATCCCTGCTGACCACGAACAACCTCACGGCGCTGGACCCCGACCCGATGAACATGGGCGCCATGCAGTACGTCACCGGCATCCGCGCGGAGAAATCGAGGGACAGGACAGGATCGCGGGTGTAG
- a CDS encoding phosphotransferase, with protein sequence MDLPDVTRAIAAATSIAASLDLQADDATVLHNSNKLAVRLTPCDVFARIAPVGQEVARFEVELAQRLADVGSPVAGLESRVEPLVYTRDGFAVTLWTYYEPTTPGLSPPDYADALARLHDGMRKVDLPSPRFTDRIAAAQEIVGNPHLSPGLADTDRGFLSSRLESLRRTIDDRAPEEQLLHGEPHPGNLLSTKNGPLFIDFETCCRGPVELDLAHVPEAVCDHYPNIDQDLLAVCRELVLAMVAAWRWDIGDQFPNGGRFGVEFINALREGPPWPTLDAMAKRVP encoded by the coding sequence ATGGACCTGCCCGACGTTACGCGTGCGATCGCCGCCGCGACCTCGATCGCCGCATCGCTCGACCTCCAGGCCGACGATGCAACCGTGCTCCACAACTCGAACAAACTCGCAGTGCGGCTGACGCCGTGCGACGTGTTTGCCCGGATCGCGCCCGTCGGGCAAGAGGTTGCACGGTTCGAGGTCGAGCTCGCTCAACGTCTCGCCGACGTCGGATCTCCGGTCGCCGGCTTGGAGTCCCGGGTGGAGCCGCTGGTGTACACCCGCGACGGCTTCGCGGTGACCTTGTGGACGTACTACGAGCCCACGACGCCTGGCCTCTCACCGCCCGACTACGCCGACGCGCTGGCGCGGCTGCACGACGGCATGCGCAAGGTTGATCTGCCGAGCCCACGGTTCACCGATCGAATCGCTGCAGCGCAGGAAATCGTCGGCAACCCACACCTCTCGCCGGGACTCGCCGACACCGACCGAGGCTTCCTCAGCAGCAGACTCGAAAGCCTGCGCCGGACGATCGACGATCGCGCTCCCGAGGAGCAACTACTGCACGGCGAGCCACACCCAGGCAACCTGCTCAGCACGAAGAACGGCCCGCTGTTCATCGACTTCGAGACCTGCTGCCGCGGACCCGTCGAGCTCGACCTCGCGCACGTCCCCGAGGCGGTCTGCGACCACTACCCGAACATCGACCAGGACCTGCTCGCCGTCTGCCGGGAACTCGTTCTCGCGATGGTCGCCGCCTGGCGCTGGGACATCGGCGACCAGTTCCCGAACGGAGGTCGATTCGGCGTCGAATTCATCAACGCCCTCCGCGAAGGCCCGCCCTGGCCGACGCTCGACGCCATGGCCAAGCGCGTCCCGTAA
- a CDS encoding FadR/GntR family transcriptional regulator, translating into MTRRLGGVWTVPLASPSRTGLVDQVIASMQQMISTHEWPIGARIPTEPELVAALGVGRNTVREAVRALAHSGVLEARQGDGTYVRAPSELPAMMRRRLAMAELRSVIEVRRAYETEAARLAASRRTAKDMKALERTCAARDTAWRAGDVQGFVDADVAFHLTVVEAAKNPLLSELYVAFADLTRDSVAAVIGPELRDDNYVDHSRLLEALRAEDVDAAMQATDCFLGEILPD; encoded by the coding sequence ATGACCAGGCGTTTGGGAGGTGTGTGGACCGTGCCGCTTGCGTCACCGAGCCGGACCGGGCTCGTCGATCAGGTGATCGCTTCGATGCAGCAGATGATCAGTACGCACGAGTGGCCGATCGGTGCGCGGATCCCGACCGAGCCGGAGCTGGTCGCCGCCCTCGGCGTCGGCCGGAACACGGTGCGCGAAGCGGTCCGCGCGCTCGCGCACTCCGGCGTACTGGAGGCACGCCAGGGGGACGGGACCTACGTCCGGGCGCCGAGCGAGCTGCCCGCGATGATGCGGCGCCGGCTGGCGATGGCCGAGTTGCGTTCGGTGATCGAGGTACGTCGTGCCTACGAGACGGAGGCGGCCCGGCTCGCGGCGTCCCGGCGTACCGCCAAGGACATGAAGGCGCTCGAGCGCACATGTGCGGCACGCGACACGGCCTGGCGTGCGGGGGACGTGCAGGGGTTCGTCGACGCCGACGTCGCATTCCATCTGACCGTGGTGGAGGCGGCCAAGAATCCGTTGCTCAGCGAGCTGTACGTCGCGTTCGCCGACCTGACGCGCGACAGCGTGGCCGCGGTGATCGGGCCGGAACTGCGGGACGACAACTACGTGGATCACAGCCGGCTGCTGGAGGCACTCCGGGCGGAGGATGTCGACGCCGCGATGCAGGCCACCGACTGTTTCCTCGGCGAGATCCTGCCCGACTGA
- a CDS encoding Rv1733c family protein, with amino-acid sequence MNGSSSTLHRPVPGRLRWTWLFRPNPLRRRTDKLQAATLALCTLVAAATVPLITLLALHVHRSAVADLHLAEHSTTQTAATTTGTGQSPLGSSGPISSTLAAPARWITPTGDLRTGWIQVPADTPPGTERQITITADGRYLPSTHNSTVLIPTIFGLAMLAVAVLLCTLTYRGILTILERRRAVAWDAAWADLSRTSAS; translated from the coding sequence ATGAACGGCTCGTCCTCGACCCTCCACCGACCCGTTCCCGGGCGACTCCGCTGGACCTGGCTCTTCCGCCCCAACCCCCTGCGCCGCCGGACCGACAAGCTCCAGGCCGCCACCCTCGCACTCTGCACACTCGTGGCCGCGGCGACCGTCCCGCTGATCACCCTCCTGGCGCTCCACGTCCACCGCTCGGCGGTAGCGGATCTCCACCTCGCCGAACACAGCACCACGCAAACCGCCGCAACCACCACCGGCACAGGCCAGTCCCCGCTCGGCTCCTCAGGCCCGATCTCCTCCACCCTCGCGGCCCCCGCCCGCTGGATCACCCCCACAGGCGACCTCCGCACCGGCTGGATCCAGGTCCCTGCAGACACCCCGCCAGGCACCGAACGACAAATCACCATCACCGCCGACGGCCGCTACCTCCCCTCCACCCACAACAGCACCGTCCTGATCCCCACCATCTTCGGCCTGGCAATGCTCGCTGTCGCAGTACTGCTCTGCACGCTGACCTACCGCGGCATCCTCACCATCCTCGAACGCCGCCGCGCCGTGGCCTGGGACGCCGCCTGGGCAGACCTGTCCCGCACGTCAGCGAGCTAA
- a CDS encoding alpha/beta hydrolase: protein MSKNNDVRAAQDADEVERANRSGKTPVVFVHGLWLLDTSWDRWAGFFEQHGYAAVTPGWPDDPATVTEAREEPGVFAGKSIGDVAAYQQSIIERLDRKPAIVGHSFGGLLVEILAGRGLAAATVAIDPAPSRGVLPLPLSALKASSAVLLNPANRRRAVALTFEQFRYGFANALSEEEARSLYDEFHVAGSGVPVFQAAFANFNPRTELQADNENPERGPMLVISGEHDHQVPWAIANATYKRQAKNAHNVTEIVEMPGRGHSLTIDSGWEVVAQTTLDFLQRFVK, encoded by the coding sequence ATGTCCAAGAACAACGACGTACGTGCCGCGCAGGATGCCGACGAGGTCGAGCGCGCCAACCGCTCCGGGAAGACGCCGGTCGTGTTCGTCCACGGATTGTGGCTGCTCGACACCAGCTGGGACCGGTGGGCCGGGTTCTTCGAGCAGCACGGGTACGCCGCGGTCACGCCGGGCTGGCCGGACGACCCGGCGACGGTCACGGAGGCGCGGGAGGAACCCGGCGTGTTCGCCGGGAAGAGCATCGGCGACGTGGCGGCGTACCAGCAGTCGATCATCGAGCGGCTGGACCGGAAGCCCGCGATCGTCGGGCACTCGTTCGGCGGGCTGCTGGTGGAGATCCTCGCCGGGCGCGGGCTGGCCGCCGCGACCGTCGCGATCGATCCGGCGCCGTCACGCGGCGTGCTGCCGTTGCCGCTGTCCGCGTTGAAGGCGTCGTCGGCGGTGTTGCTCAACCCGGCGAACCGGCGCCGGGCCGTGGCGCTGACCTTCGAGCAGTTCCGGTACGGCTTCGCGAACGCGCTGAGCGAGGAGGAGGCGCGGTCGCTGTACGACGAGTTCCACGTCGCCGGGTCCGGCGTACCCGTGTTCCAGGCCGCGTTCGCGAACTTCAACCCGCGGACCGAACTGCAGGCCGACAACGAGAACCCCGAGCGCGGCCCGATGCTCGTCATCTCCGGCGAACACGATCACCAGGTCCCGTGGGCGATCGCGAACGCGACGTACAAGCGGCAGGCGAAGAACGCGCACAACGTCACCGAGATCGTCGAGATGCCGGGACGCGGCCACTCGCTCACCATCGACAGCGGATGGGAGGTGGTCGCGCAGACAACTCTCGACTTCCTCCAACGCTTCGTGAAGTAG
- a CDS encoding SDR family NAD(P)-dependent oxidoreductase: protein MRAALPHLLGRPGASIVTISSVNAKLPDPAVIDYCAAKGALSNVCKSLSKEFGPRGVRINTISPGPVQTDLWLGSDGVAQTIAKAQGVRPEDVSAGAAADSPTGRFTTPQEVADLALLLASDRAGNVTGSDFVIDGGLISTI, encoded by the coding sequence ATGCGCGCCGCGCTCCCGCACCTGCTCGGCCGGCCCGGCGCGAGCATCGTGACGATCAGCTCGGTGAACGCGAAGCTGCCCGACCCGGCGGTGATCGACTACTGCGCCGCGAAAGGTGCCTTGAGCAACGTGTGCAAGTCGTTGTCCAAGGAGTTCGGCCCGCGTGGGGTCCGGATCAACACGATCAGCCCAGGTCCGGTGCAGACCGACCTGTGGCTCGGGTCCGACGGTGTCGCGCAGACGATCGCGAAGGCACAAGGGGTCCGGCCGGAGGACGTGTCGGCCGGCGCGGCCGCCGACAGCCCGACCGGACGGTTCACGACGCCGCAGGAGGTCGCCGACCTGGCGCTGCTGCTGGCGAGCGACCGGGCCGGCAACGTCACGGGGAGCGATTTTGTCATCGACGGGGGACTGATCAGCACCATTTGA
- a CDS encoding SDR family NAD(P)-dependent oxidoreductase has translation MDLNLSGKVVVVAGASKGIGLAITRSLAEEGATVVAGALHGSDELELLADRFRVTAVKVDLTDPDGRRR, from the coding sequence ATGGACCTGAACCTGTCCGGCAAGGTCGTCGTCGTCGCCGGAGCCAGCAAGGGCATCGGCCTGGCCATCACCAGGTCGTTGGCCGAGGAGGGCGCCACGGTCGTGGCCGGAGCGTTGCACGGAAGTGACGAGCTCGAACTGCTCGCCGACCGGTTCCGGGTGACCGCCGTGAAGGTGGATCTGACCGATCCGGACGGTCGGCGACGCTGA
- a CDS encoding LuxR family transcriptional regulator: MDRASHGDDVQRVLDRLEYGGQRVTVPDAIQLSWQRSAAAGLPSEHVAVPFDADVDNESRLSWAAAPALAAVSADLADVPVALLLSDHAGHLVDRWTGSGTTPDAMDRLGAAPGYVCREDLVGTNSIGLALLTSTPTVVRGPEHYADNLTTVSCASNPVIHPATGRLLGVVNATCPAGAYNPILPALLGRVVAETRHRLIEDGPVPSPALREAFLQARRRTRAPLAAVSANTMFFNTTAGPILSAPTDRALLWQWAERAIHQHNGNHTAVVPLTSGPRAARCEPVYDGTAVAGALVWLGSRTHDAPAADPATDSRWSSLTDAEHAIAEQVARGLTNRETAALLFISPHTVDYHLRQIFRTLGVQSRVELARLVERNR; encoded by the coding sequence GTGGACAGAGCGAGCCACGGGGACGACGTACAGCGGGTTCTCGATCGTCTGGAGTACGGCGGTCAGCGCGTGACCGTCCCCGATGCGATCCAGCTGTCCTGGCAGCGTTCCGCGGCGGCAGGGCTGCCCTCCGAGCATGTCGCCGTACCGTTCGATGCCGATGTGGACAACGAGAGCCGGCTGAGCTGGGCCGCGGCACCGGCGCTCGCCGCGGTCAGTGCCGACCTGGCCGACGTACCGGTGGCGCTGCTGCTGAGTGATCACGCAGGGCATCTCGTCGATCGCTGGACCGGATCAGGTACGACGCCGGACGCGATGGACCGGCTCGGCGCGGCGCCAGGGTACGTGTGCCGTGAGGACCTGGTCGGCACGAACTCGATCGGTCTGGCGCTGCTGACCTCCACGCCGACCGTCGTCCGCGGCCCCGAGCACTACGCCGACAACCTCACCACGGTCTCGTGCGCATCGAATCCAGTCATACACCCCGCCACCGGCCGGCTGCTCGGCGTCGTCAACGCCACCTGCCCTGCTGGCGCGTACAACCCGATCCTGCCCGCGTTGCTCGGCCGTGTGGTCGCCGAGACCCGCCATCGGCTCATCGAAGACGGGCCAGTACCGTCGCCGGCACTCCGCGAGGCGTTCCTGCAGGCCCGCCGCCGGACCCGTGCGCCGCTCGCCGCAGTCAGCGCCAACACCATGTTCTTCAACACCACGGCCGGACCCATCCTCTCCGCGCCCACGGACCGCGCGTTGCTGTGGCAGTGGGCCGAGCGTGCAATCCACCAGCACAACGGGAACCACACTGCCGTCGTACCGCTGACGTCCGGACCGCGGGCGGCGCGCTGCGAACCCGTGTACGACGGGACGGCCGTAGCTGGCGCCCTTGTGTGGCTAGGCTCCCGAACCCACGACGCCCCGGCCGCCGACCCCGCAACCGACTCCCGCTGGTCAAGCCTGACCGACGCCGAACACGCCATCGCCGAACAAGTAGCCCGCGGCCTCACCAACCGCGAGACCGCCGCCCTCCTGTTCATCTCCCCGCACACCGTCGACTACCACCTCCGCCAGATCTTCCGAACCCTCGGAGTCCAGTCCCGAGTCGAACTCGCCCGCCTCGTCGAACGCAACCGCTGA
- a CDS encoding pyridoxamine 5'-phosphate oxidase family protein: MSAPETTIGSFSTPGAGAQPWEETEGALRRIQKFQLCTVRLDGRPHVTPLLAIWAYDALWFTTGAQEQKVVNLKANQYCTLTTGTGTLAGTDYVVEGTAAPVADQATRQSVATAFEEAYGWHFTRADGTFNALGDAIRTGSALLYKVVPTQAFAFTSGQTSSQTRYRWPRA; the protein is encoded by the coding sequence ATGTCCGCACCGGAAACCACCATCGGCTCGTTCTCCACGCCGGGCGCCGGCGCGCAACCTTGGGAGGAGACCGAAGGGGCGTTGCGCCGGATTCAGAAGTTCCAGCTGTGCACGGTCCGCCTCGACGGCCGTCCGCACGTCACGCCGCTGCTGGCGATCTGGGCGTACGACGCGCTGTGGTTCACCACCGGCGCGCAGGAGCAGAAGGTGGTCAACCTCAAGGCCAACCAGTACTGCACCCTGACCACCGGAACCGGCACGCTGGCCGGCACCGACTACGTGGTCGAAGGCACCGCCGCCCCCGTCGCCGACCAGGCCACCAGGCAGTCCGTGGCCACCGCGTTCGAAGAGGCCTACGGCTGGCACTTCACTCGGGCAGACGGCACTTTCAACGCTCTGGGCGACGCCATCCGCACCGGCTCCGCTCTCCTCTACAAGGTCGTCCCGACCCAAGCCTTCGCCTTCACCTCCGGCCAAACCTCCTCCCAAACCCGCTACCGCTGGCCACGGGCCTAG
- a CDS encoding serine hydrolase domain-containing protein, with protein MQGRVQREIDALVEAGAETGVQVAVYRDGGLIVDAVAGVGSGTPIFSFSTGKNVTATLANLLVARGYLTYDSPVVDVWPEFGARGKATATLRHVLTHTVGLPAMPREITPAELPDWSRVCAALAAAEPRWRPGTAMGYHSYTFGYLVGEVARRATGRSMSELLREWITVPLGIEGQLYFAVPEAVLPVLARLDQLEQPAAPGGILAPWESGPSAELGNDPELLKADVPSVCVATAHGLATMYSALLTGKLADSAQLAELTAPAFEGVDQGFGNPARMALGYPIGRIGAPAEEKSAAIGWLGGGGSYAYADPDRGIAFALTKTHLAPNFETALSVAGIVADSH; from the coding sequence GTGCAGGGACGTGTTCAGCGGGAGATCGACGCGTTGGTCGAGGCCGGCGCGGAGACGGGGGTGCAGGTTGCCGTGTATCGGGACGGTGGGCTGATTGTCGACGCGGTGGCAGGGGTGGGTAGTGGTACGCCGATCTTCAGTTTCTCTACCGGGAAGAACGTCACCGCAACGCTTGCAAATCTGCTGGTCGCGCGTGGGTACCTCACGTACGACAGTCCGGTCGTCGACGTGTGGCCTGAGTTCGGCGCGCGTGGCAAGGCGACGGCGACGCTGCGGCATGTGCTGACCCATACGGTCGGTCTTCCGGCGATGCCGCGCGAGATCACGCCGGCCGAGCTACCTGATTGGTCGCGAGTTTGTGCGGCACTGGCCGCTGCCGAGCCGCGCTGGCGGCCGGGTACGGCGATGGGGTACCACTCGTACACCTTCGGGTACCTCGTCGGTGAGGTCGCCCGGCGGGCGACCGGCCGGAGCATGAGCGAGTTGCTGCGGGAGTGGATCACGGTGCCGCTGGGGATCGAGGGCCAGTTGTACTTCGCCGTACCGGAGGCTGTGCTGCCCGTGCTGGCGCGCCTCGATCAGCTGGAACAGCCTGCTGCACCAGGCGGGATCCTGGCTCCGTGGGAGAGCGGGCCGAGTGCCGAGCTCGGCAACGATCCCGAGCTGCTGAAGGCCGACGTACCGTCCGTGTGTGTCGCCACCGCGCACGGGCTGGCGACGATGTACAGCGCGCTGCTGACCGGCAAGCTCGCGGACTCCGCGCAGTTGGCCGAGCTGACCGCGCCCGCGTTCGAGGGCGTGGACCAGGGGTTCGGCAATCCGGCGCGGATGGCGCTCGGCTACCCGATCGGCCGGATCGGCGCACCGGCCGAGGAGAAGTCCGCAGCCATCGGCTGGCTGGGCGGTGGCGGAAGCTATGCGTACGCCGACCCGGACCGCGGGATCGCCTTCGCGCTGACGAAGACGCACCTGGCTCCGAACTTCGAGACCGCGCTCTCGGTCGCCGGCATCGTCGCCGATTCTCACTAA
- a CDS encoding glycoside hydrolase family 31 protein: protein MQYHSEFNHHQRPLRDRTPWHVAETTGDDRVVPIFRAYAALREQLVPYLAAQARHTISTDRPLLRPLFFDHTDDPEIWNHPYQYLLGDDLLVNPVLEPGATTWTTYLPAGTWYDAWTGKLAHPGLITREVPLDVIPVYTRPPALNLSDGRTDLHK from the coding sequence ATGCAGTACCACTCCGAGTTCAACCACCACCAGCGGCCGCTCCGTGACCGGACCCCGTGGCACGTCGCCGAGACCACGGGCGACGACCGCGTCGTCCCGATCTTCCGCGCGTACGCCGCACTTCGCGAGCAGCTCGTCCCGTACCTGGCGGCCCAGGCCCGGCATACGATCAGCACCGACCGTCCCCTGCTCCGCCCGCTCTTCTTCGACCACACCGACGACCCGGAGATCTGGAATCACCCGTACCAGTACCTCCTCGGCGACGACCTGCTCGTCAACCCCGTCCTCGAACCGGGCGCAACCACCTGGACGACGTACCTCCCCGCCGGCACCTGGTACGACGCGTGGACCGGCAAACTCGCCCACCCCGGCCTCATCACCCGCGAAGTCCCACTCGACGTGATCCCCGTCTACACACGCCCCCCAGCCCTGAACCTCTCCGACGGCAGGACTGACCTGCACAAATGA